One stretch of Arachis duranensis cultivar V14167 chromosome 1, aradu.V14167.gnm2.J7QH, whole genome shotgun sequence DNA includes these proteins:
- the LOC107487508 gene encoding vacuolar protein sorting-associated protein 25-like, which translates to MRREFEDEAAELIGSDLRDLGFAANKLAKNAVKLAAVSGAGVMVLESIASIAAIYLLILDRTNWNTNILTSLLIPYIFFSLPSWIFGFFSLQPLRDTREKQVQLWKDFILDYCRTQKVFVIGLEEEFPLFSNPVIGRSLTYEAREAFLSALVADGRAEWMDKGHRKCLILWHRIQEWAETLVQFARDNGLEDGIVTMEEIRFGTESQGTARPWSK; encoded by the exons ATGAGGAGGGAATTTGAAGATGAAGCAGCTGAATTAATCGGTTCAGATCTGAGGGACCTTGGTTTTGCTGCTAATAAACTCGCCAAAAATGCTGTTAAACTAGCTGCTGTGTCCGGCGCCGGAGTCATGGTGCTTGAATCCATTGCTTCCATCGCTGCTAT CTATTTGCTTATTTTGGATCGTACAAACTGGAACACCAACATTCTTACATCCTTACTCATTCCATACATTTTCTTCAGCTTACCTTCATGGATTTTCGGCTTCTTCAG tttgcAGCCATTAAGAGACACTAGAGAGAAGCAGGTACAATTGTGGAAGGATTTTATTCTAGATTATTGTAGAACACAAAAGGTATTTGTAATTGGGCTTGAAGAAGAATTTCCTCTGTTTTCAAATCCTGTAATTGGAA GGTCTCTTACTTATGAAGCTAGAGAAGCATTCCTTTCAGCCTTAGTAGCTGATG GACGTGCTGAGTGGATGGATAAAGGACATAGAAAATGTCTTATTCTCTGGCATCGGATTCAAGAGTGGGCAGAAACTTTAGTACAATTT GCAAGAGATAATGGGCTGGAAGATGGTATTGTGACGATGGAAGAAATAAGGTTTGGGACTGAATCTCAAGGAACAG CAAGGCCATGGAGCAAGTGA